In one window of Solanum pennellii chromosome 2, SPENNV200 DNA:
- the LOC107009550 gene encoding protein ASPARTIC PROTEASE IN GUARD CELL 2: MFVPSIFLVFIMSCIISASVSYESKSTSGHAIPFPTHEHLDVNQAIKEIIQPPETVHDNINNIVDDDDDNSRWKLKLLHRDKLPFSHFTDHPRRFQARMKRDLKRVHTLTNTTTNDNNKVIKEEELGFGFGSEVISGMEQGSGEYFVRIGVGSPVRQQYMVIDAGSDIVWVQCQPCTHCYHQSDPVFDPSLSASFTGVPCSSSLCNRIDNSGCHAGRCKYKVMYGDGSYTKGTMALETLTFGRTVIRDVAIGCGHSNHGMFIGAAGLLGLGGGSMSLVGQLGGQTGGAFSYCLVSRGTNTGSTGSLEFGREVLPAGAAWVPLIRNPRAPSFYYIGMLGLGVGGVRVPIPEDAFRLTEEGDGGVVMDTGTAVTRLPHEAYVAFRDAFVAQTSSLPRAPAMSIFDTCYDLNGFVTVRVPTISFFLMGGPILTLPARNFLIPVDTKGTFCFAFAPSPSRLSIIGNIQQEGIQISIDGANGFVGFGPNIC, translated from the coding sequence atgtTTGTCCCTTCAATATTTTTGGTGTTCATCATGAGTTGCATAATAAGTGCAAGTGTTAGTTATGAAAGCAAGAGCACATCTGGGCATGCAATCCCATTTCCCACCCATGAACACTTGGATGTCAACCAAGCCATTAAAGAAATAATCCAACCTCCTGAAACAGTacatgataatattaataatattgtggatgatgatgatgacaatAGCAGATGGAAGCTGAAACTTCTTCACAGAGACAAATTGCCTTTTTCTCACTTTACTGATCATCCTCGCCGTTTTCAAGCTCGCATGAAAAGAGACCTCAAAAGGGTCCATACACTCACTAATACTACtactaatgataataataaggtaaTTAAGGAGGAGGAATTGGGGTTTGGGTTCGGAAGTGAGGTTATTTCCGGTATGGAGCAAGGCAGTGGAGAATACTTTGTTAGAATTGGTGTTGGTAGTCCTGTTAGACAACAATACATGGTTATTGATGCTGGTAGTGATATTGTTTGGGTTCAGTGCCAGCCTTGTACCCATTGTTACCATCAGTCTGACCCGGTATTTGACCCTTCCCTTTCTGCTTCTTTTACTGGTGTACCATGTTCTTCCTCCCTTTGCAACCGCATAGATAACTCTGGTTGTCATGCTGGTCGCTGTAAATACAAAGTCATGTATGGTGATGGATCCTACACCAAAGGGACCATGGCCCTCGAGACTCTTACTTTTGGCCGCACAGTTATTCGTGACGTCGCCATCGGATGTGGCCATAGTAATCACGGTATGTTTATTGGGGCTGCCGGTTTGTTGGGTCTTGGAGGAGGCTCCATGTCACTTGTTGGACAACTCGGTGGACAAACAGGTGGAGCCTTTAGTTACTGTTTGGTTAGCCGGGGCACTAATACTGGATCAACTGGATCACTTGAATTCGGGCGGGAAGTATTACCCGCCGGTGCAGCATGGGTACCACTTATCCGAAACCCACGGGCTCCGAGTTTCTATTACATAGGCATGTTGGGTCTTGGAGTTGGAGGAGTGCGTGTACCCATACCTGAAGATGCATTTAGATTAACTGAGGAAGGAGATGGAGGAGTGGTTATGGATACAGGGACAGCCGTTACCAGGCTTCCCCACGAAGCCTATGTGGCGTTTCGCGATGCCTTTGTAGCACAAACATCAAGCCTTCCACGGGCGCCTGCCATGTCAATATTCGATACCTGCTATGATCTTAACGGATTTGTAACAGTTCGAGTACCAACTATTTCCTTTTTCCTCATGGGTGGTCCTATCTTAACACTACCAGCTAGGAACTTCCTAATTCCAGTggatacaaagggaacattctgctttgCATTTGCTCCATCTCCATCCAGACTTTCCATAATAGGGAATATCCAGCAAGAAGGCATCCAAATTTCTATTGATGGAGCTAATGGTTTTGTGGGATTTGGCCCTAATATTTGCTAG